DNA from Hypanus sabinus isolate sHypSab1 chromosome 31, sHypSab1.hap1, whole genome shotgun sequence:
gcccttttctcactgttaccgtcaagtaggagatacagaagcctgaaggcacactcagcgattcaggaacagcttcttcccctctgccatccgattcctaaatggacattaaaactatggacactacctcactttttaatatacagtatgtcCGATTTTACATTTTTCAAAATAACAGTCAATAAacgtaactgatttacttgtttatgtattatgttttattttattttatttattattttataactTTGTCTTCCAGGTTATGTATgacattgcactgctgctgctaagttaacaaatttcacgttacatgccggtgataataaacttgattctgaaatgTAAAACGCAAATGTTATTTTTCTGTGAGGCGATGGGAATCGCTCATGAAGCAACGAACAGGCGATGTTCCCGCCTTCTGCACACCGGAACGGCCCGGGGTCAACCCGCAATGTGGAACCCAGACAACGCGGTTCCACGTGATGAAGAGCGGAGTCGTTCAGTGATCGGAGATTAAATTCTCCCTCCCGGGGCTGACTCCGGAAGTTCATTTCACGACTCTGCGCCTAGTGAACCCGCTGATTCTCTGCAAGGGGAGAGAGCTACATTCGGttggctgagaggggaaaacAAGCCGGGACTGAAACGAACCGGTTTCTGTGCAGATTTATTCCGGTTTCTTTCGCGGAAGAAACATGTCGAGACACTGACAGACGCAGGATATCAAACACACGGAAAGCTCAGCCCTTCCACCGACATTGTGAGTGGCTCTGAAAAGAGCCTTTGGGTAAATAGATTCAGCTTACGTCGCTTCACTTACTGGCAGCGCCGGTTTTCTTGGGCAACAGGACGGCCTGGATGTTGGGTAACACACCGCCCTGAGCGATAGTCACCCCTCCCAGCAGCTTGTTCAGCTCCTCGTCGTTGCGGACGGCCAGCTGCAGGTGCCGGGGGATGATGCGGGTCTTCTTATTGTCCCGGGCCGCGTTGCCGGCCAATTCGAGGATTTCGGCCGTCAGATActcgagcacagcagccagaTAGACCGGGGCTCCGGCACCCACCCGCTCAGCATAGTTGCCCTTTCTCAGGAGTCTGTGAACCCGGCCGACCGGGAACTGCAGTCCAGCCCGGGACGAGCGAGATTTGGCCTTGGACCGAGCTTTGCCAGCGCCGCCTTTTCCACGTCCAGACATTTCCACAGTCACAACTCTACTCTAACGAGAATGAAGGAGTGTTCACCCCGCCCCAACTCGCCCATTTTATACTTACTTTGAGAATGCAAACTGATGTTTGTGATTGGTGTGATACTGCTTATTCTCATTGGTGAAGAGAAATGCTCCAATCGAAGAACTGCCATAATCACCAATCAGCGGTCCGTAAAGGTAAAAGCGCGGAAAAATAACCGTCTCCTCCCCAAAGTGCACTGAAATCTGGAAAAAAGCCCGCCAAAAAAATAAATCTATTATTCAAATTTAATTTCAAGTTAAATCATTGCAGATCTGTTTTAAGATTGGGTCTTCGCATTTCCCTCTGTTACTGAAATCGGGCATATTTGATTTAAGTGTAGTTGATATTGGAGAATCTGGGAACCAAATTCTCTAATTCCTTTCAACCCGTAATGGAACCGAATAAAACTGACGCTCAGCTTGTGCCCGCGGTCGGTCACTGTATGAACGTTATCAGGTTATGGAAAACGGCTCTTCTCAAACTTTGTACAGCGTCTAGTCTGCAATTCTATAAAGTTTTTATATGAAAGAgccatcacgaggaaatctgcagatgctggaatttcaaacacacacaaaatgctggttgaacccagcaggccaggcagcatctataaacagGACTGTCGACGCTTCTCCATATGAAAGAGCCATAATGTCTTTCAGGCTCGAGTTGAAATGAGATTCAGGAGTTACCCAACTGGAACCAATAAACTGCTGAAGCCGCAAATAAAACAACAACGGCAGCAATCCTCTGCTTGGCATGGATACCGAGTGGGACGgactgatggggaagggggaaggggggcgggggggggaacAATTCCTTGTCAGTTCAGTGTGAGCTTATTACAATCGCGATTTAGTTCTTGTAGAAGTCACCAGACAAAGTATGTGTAATTTAATACCTAAATGCTAGTACAACTCTTTCATTGAAATTgtgagtggctcttaaaagagccGTTGTGTTTTCGATCATCTCACTGGACAGCTTCACttggagctggtgtacttggtcaccgcctttgtcccttcggacacggcgtgcttggccagctccccgggcagcagcaggcgcacggcggtctggatctcccgggagctgatggtggaccgctTGTTGTAATGGGCCAGGCGGGAAGCCTCACCCGCGATGCGCTCGAAAATATCGTTCACGAATGAATTCATGATGctcatggccttggaggagatgccggtgtcggggtgaacctgcttcatcactttgtaGATGTAAATGGCGTAACTCTCCTTCCTCGTCCTCTTGCGCTTCTTGCCAGACTTGCTCGCCGGTTTGGACAGAGCTTTCTTGGCGCCCTTCTTGGGAGCGGGTTTCGGTGGATCAGGCATTTCCCCGTCGGTTTCAAACACAATAATAAGCAGAAGCTGGCCGGAGCGCGGATTAAATAGGCAGCGCCCAAAGTGGTATGTTAATGAGGATGGGAACGCTGAGCATTTCCATTGGTTGTTTGGAGAAGGGAATCACCAAtcggaacgctgggggatgggaagcggCGCCAATGTGTGGCGGTTACCGCTGTCGTTTAATgcgggaggaagtacagaagggCAGAGACTGGCGGGGGTGCGGGCTGAAATTGAAAAGGGAAACGCAATTTTCAAAAgcagaatgaaaataaaatcagatgaaatattGTAAAATTAAACACTAAGCCGGTTAGTTCATGACACAGGGCAGGAGAACGAAAGAGAGATTTGGATATTTCAATGTAAAGTTCAAATCGAGTTTATGCACAAGCGAAAGGAACAACGGATTTGTAGCAACATCACAGACACATTGCATCAGACACAACATTGACCAGAAACACTGGAATTAAATATGAATTATACCAAAATATTCAAATAGACAGAGGACTATcagaacaaaatcaaaataacaaagaGATTATGCAGGCAGTGGGAGAATCACCCTCTTGTGCTTCTTCATCTCGTCACTCTCGATTCAGAGTCACGCAacgctgccactttgatctggcccatgccttcattcaccaggtccaacacttgcctttattgGATCTTCCTCCTCCTGACACTAGTCATCGTGTTTGTGGGGCTGTGTGTCCCCTTGGACCCCTGGATTAGGTTTGAGGGTAGGGCTGGCGGATTTACATATGTTAAGAGAGATAAGGCTGTAGAGTTTAGTATGGTGAGATATGTGGGGCTACGGTGGATGGGGTAGTGTAGTGGACCCACACAGTGGctgatgcctttcattatcgtggttcAAAACCACTTGGCTTAGGGAATCGGGTGTGCAAAGGGACACATCATGAATAATACAACTTAGTGTCATTGGGTGTTTGGGGTCTTTAATCATGAGACAATCTCGCCCAGGCGACCCAGCCAGGGTGGATCAGGCCCGGTTTGTGTTTATCCCATGGAGCAAGATAACGAGCGGCGTGTAATTCTGCATGTTGCATGATTTTCAACCTTGTTACTTGGTTTTATTTTGACCATTTGGGGAATAGAATGTTCTGAGGCCTAGTAATCAGGCTTTACCTCCAAGTACGGTTCAACTTCCCTACTCTAAATTTACACCAGtctttattttgcatctgtgtgcctgggattgcatgggttaaattaaCAGAGTTTACTGCAGTACAAACTAGTGATTAATGTTGGGCAGATTGATCCATGATTCCAAAACGCAAAAATCTCTGAAATCCAGAAGTTTTTGTGCCTACGTGACATCACAAATGGGGAATTTTacccaggattaaatggcttgtctaaTGAAGAGcgttttatggctctgggcctctattcactGGACCTTCAAAGAAAGAAGGGTTACtgaattgaaacctttcaaatagtGAAAGAGCTTgagtgagtggatgtggagaggacttttcctGTGGTAGGAATGTCTAAAACCAGaccacacagcttcaaaatagaggggaatccttttagagtggagatgaggaggaatttcttcagccagagagtgctgaatcggtggaattttcagccacaggcagctgtggaggccaaatcactgggtataggcagagattcatagatccttgattggtcagggcatgaagggataccagggaaggcaagagattgggccTAAATGGAAAAATTGatcagtgatgatgaaatggcagagcaggtctCAGGTGcgctctcaccagggccctatagaATCCCAGTGAGACATCTGTATCCctcttctccactcctcctggATCACAGGACAAAATACTGTTTGCCTCTCTCATTACTTGTTGTATCTGCATGTTAACTCAAGTGATTTGTTTACAAGGACGCCCAGGTCCCTCTGAACATCCTATGTGGAAATGACTTTTACAGTTTGATCCTGGGAATGGGTGatcttgtagcgatgtgctatacACAGccctgaaataacaacacgcagtcggtaagtcgtttcgagactagtttattcaaacttcacggcgctggcatttaaatccctagcgcccgccctctccgggcggaaatgacatcggaggtgcattaccaaagtctctccccgcgcgctggctatttgtgagctggttcacctgcgcagaaagtggtcGCCACAATCTCACATTTCCCCACATtctgttccatctgccccatcctAAATGATTCACTCTCCTGTCTACATCTCCCAAATCTTCTCACTACTGACACTGTCCCTCCCGCTCTACCACAGCAACAGACCTAGTCACTGagttatgcagcacagaaacaggcccttcagcccaacacatccatgctgaccaagtagCCAAACAAAACCATTGTCAGTTACCtacatttggcccatgtccctgtGAAACTTCCCTCTCCACAGTCCAAGAGATATTGCAATGGTGCCCCCCTATACCATCACTGGaagtagtttgttccatgtaaaCAGCACATTCTGTGAACAAAACCTGCTCCTCAGGGTCCCAGTTAAATTTTTCCTCTCTAGCTTCCAACTCCATGACCCTGGAGATAACAGATTCACTATTGACCGTATCAATGCCTGCCATTATTTTATAAGCCTCTCTAATGTCACATACACTCTGGAGAGAAAGTTCCAGTCAATACAGCCTCCTgttaaatctcttttgcaccctctccagtttaatATCACCCTCTGATCACTGGGCAACTATAACTTTACGCCGTGCTCCAAGAGTGGTTTCCCCAAGGCTGGGAGAGCTGTAATGTGACGTCACGGTCCAGTGCCCAATACTCTCCCGATGAATGCAAGTGTGGCAAACACCACCTTCACCGTCCTGCCTACCTGTGTTTACACTTTGAAGGAATTCGATATCTGCACCCCGATATCTCTCTGTTTTACAGCACTCCCAGGGACCGACCAATACCCACGGCAGTTCTGCCCTGGTTCGTCAATGACAAAGGAACATCTCTTGTTCTTGTTTgtgggcttgaagggccgaatggactacttctgcacctattttctatctcacatttatctgccatTACTCAAATCACTGACCTCATTGACCACCGTCCTGTTGTATTGCTGGTTACATTTTTCACACTTTAGTGATATCTGCATATTTGCTGAGCCGGGCATTGACGTTGTCTGCCGAGTCTTTAATGAATGAACTGCAGCAGCAGACCTGACTTGAATCTCATtgatcacaggtctccagtctaAACAACGACCTCGTCTCCTACCACCAGGCCAATATTGTAGCCACTGCCCTGGATCACATGATCTCTCCTTCCAGACACGAGCCTCACCAGTCTGAAGCTCGCAGGCTTTTCCTTGCAGCgatacacagaatgctggaggaactcagcaggccaggcagcgaggaaacagccgacgtttcaggccgagacccttcaagagCAACTGCACAATTTCTTGTGTTTGGTTTTCCTTTGAGCCTTTTCAAATTACTGCATAATATAAtccatcctccagtcctctgccaCTACTGCTATGGCTACCTACAATTATCTCAACAAGGGGCTCAGCAGTCCCTTCGCTAGCTAGCCATAATGTCATCGGATACACCTGGACAGCCCACAGGGCATTACAGTATCTACTATTATACAATTAAAtcagagattgttgagcctctggcaatctcctttgcatcatcaatggggacgagagtggttctggaggattggagggttgcagatgttcttcccttattcaatgaagggagtagagatgcccaggaaattatagaccagtgagtcttacttcattggtcggtaagttgatggagaagatcctgagaggcaggatttataaacgtttgtagaggcataatatgattagaaataatcagcatggctttgtcagatgcagatcgtgccttacgagcctgactgaatttatTTAGGATGTGAcatcgatgaaggtagagcagtagatgtagtgtatatggatttcagcaaggcatttgataaagtaccccatgcaaggcttatggaGAATGTagggagacatgggatccaaggggacattgcttgcccacagaaggcaaagactggttatagacgggtcatattctgcatggaggtcagcggccagtggtgtgcatcagggatctgttctgggagcaattcttttttgtgatttttatgtaaccctcaggcttgCCCAGCTCGTCTTCGTCTCGGGGaaacagcctttggccccgccaaactgggaaaTCACATCTGTGCGAATGCTGTATAATATACGGCCCAGTCATAAACCCAccatgcaaaatatcagacagtacaccatatgcaattaaatgattgaactttatgaaacttaatctgaatatagggttagtaatgaaaattttaaaaagggcCCAATTCAAGGAAAAGTTAAAACTTCTGGTTGGAGCTCACtccttcttccaccatcggtCTCCTCCGAGTGTCGCCGACTTTCAGACCCTCAGAACgagtctaccagctctctccacacgcgTCTTCTCTTGACAAAGACCGCACGAAAAACATCCATCCAGACAGAGTAATAATCTCttattggctaacatgcataccACAGTCCTGTCATCTCCGGCAATAACCCAAACAAGAgaaaccgttacctcagcagtgaacattacaaagaagccattacattaacaATGAAtacttacagcatgttacatttataaatgtcctggattaggaagtggagggatagtttagaaaatttgctggtgacacaaaggttggacgagtagtggatagtgtggagggctgtcagaggttacagtgggacactgataggatgcaaaaccgggcAGAGAagagacagatggagttcaacccagataagtgtgaggtggttcgttTTTGTAtgtcaaatatgacggcagaatataggATTAATGATAAgattcctggcagtgtggaggatcagagggatcttggggtccgagtccataggacactcaaagctgctgtgcaggttgactctgtggttaagaaagcatatggtgcattggccttcatcaatcgagttcaagagcagagatgtaatgttacagctatataggaccctggtcagaccccacttggagtactgtgctcagttctcgtcaccttactacaggaaggatgtggaagccatagaaagggtgcagaggagatttacaaggatgttgcctggattggggagcgtgacTTATGAGATTAGGTGAGCGATCacagccttttctcctcggagcgacagaggatgagaggtgacctgatagctgtgtataagatgatgagaggcattgatcgtgtgggtagtctttttccccagggctgaaatgactaagaccaagggcacaggtttaaggtgcttggaagtaggtacaggggagatgtcaggggtaagtttttttgcgcaaggagtggtgagtgtgtgggatgggctgccagtgacggtgttggaggaggcagataaaatggggtcttttaaggggctccggataggtatgtggagctttGAAAAACAGAGGGCTCTGTGTAACCCTgggaaatttctaaggtaagtacatgttcggcacagcattgtgggctgatgggcctggattgtgctgtaggttttctgtttctaggtAAACAACAATGCACTTTCTCTACTGTAGTATGCTCTTCCCTGAAGACA
Protein-coding regions in this window:
- the LOC132383652 gene encoding histone H2B 1/2-like — encoded protein: MPDPPKPAPKKGAKKALSKPASKSGKKRKRTRKESYAIYIYKVMKQVHPDTGISSKAMSIMNSFVNDIFERIAGEASRLAHYNKRSTISSREIQTAVRLLLPGELAKHAVSEGTKAVTKYTSSK
- the LOC132383651 gene encoding late histone H2A.L3-like; this translates as MSGRGKGGAGKARSKAKSRSSRAGLQFPVGRVHRLLRKGNYAERVGAGAPVYLAAVLEYLTAEILELAGNAARDNKKTRIIPRHLQLAVRNDEELNKLLGGVTIAQGGVLPNIQAVLLPKKTGAASK